In the Glycine max cultivar Williams 82 chromosome 6, Glycine_max_v4.0, whole genome shotgun sequence genome, ACtcctattttcttttcactGTCATCTTTGGTAATAACAATCCCAACCAATTTACAAGGCTCGGCATCCTCAAGCTTTTGAACCACAGCTCTCATGGTTGGTCTCAAAGCCGGAAGAGTCCCCGTGCACAGCACTGCTGTTCTCAACACCTTGCAAGCTTCCTCTGTATACATCTCCGGAATTCTCGAATCCACCGCACTCCTAAGTCCCTCTTTGCTCCTTGCCTTGTTATGAACCCAGCTCACTATGTCCTTATTTTCCCCAAATTCTGGTTCAGTTGGCCTTTTCCCAGTTACTAGTTCCATCAACACCACTCCAAAGCTGTACACATCACTCTTCTCATTCACTTTGTACGTGTAGCCATATTCTACACCAATTCAAACAAAATCCATACATTAATAAGCATGATTAAAGATTGTCAAATTAACATACAAAATACACTAaaacttatttcttataaaaagacAGGAGCTAGTAGTAAATGCTAACCAGGAGCAATGTATCCGTGGGTTCCGGCAATGACATGAGTGGAGGAATCCTTGACAACGTTGGCCTGAATAACCTTAGCAAGTCCAAAATCTGCAATCCTAGGTTTCAAAAACTCATCCAACAAAATATTACTGGACTTAACATCTCTATGAATCACAGGCTTCTCACACCCATGATGCAAATACTCCAACCCTTTTGCTGCCCCAACCGCGATTTCATACCTGGTTTCCCAATCAAGCTCCATCTTCCTACTCGTGTGAAGCCGGTCCCACAAGCTCCCATTGGGCAAATACTCGTACACCAACAAGCTCGAATCCTCGCTGGTTATGCTGCAAAAAAGCTTTACAACATTCACGTGCCTTATGGAGCTCAAAGCCTGAACCTCCGCGTCAAACTCCTTTGACTTCCCACCACCACCGTGCTTGTTCCCAAGCATGGGGGTGCTACTCCACGAGTTCTTTCTCCTTGCAGGGACATCGGTGTTCCAAATATGCTTCACCGCGAGTTCTTTCCCATTGGAAAGAGTGACCCTGTACACGTTCCCCGAGCCTCCTTTTCCTATGAGATTCTCCTGCTTGATGGAATCTAGAATCTCTCCCTCCGAGAAACTCAACACGTGGAACGATTTCACGTCCCACGTTTCTTCCTTCAGCGAACGCTCTCCGTATTTCTCCGCATCTTCCTTCCTCCTCTTGAGTTGCAAGTAAACGCCCAAACACGAGAGCAACAAAATCGAAGCCACCGCGAAGCATATTATGAGCGCGCGCATGTCCTTCGACATGCCAGAGGAAGCAGGGCAACGCGGGAACGAGTTAATCGCGTCGACGCTGCATAAACCAGGGTTTCCCGAGAGGCTTCCGTTGTAAGCTTCTAGGGTTAGAGCCTGTGGAATTGGACCGGTTAACCGGTTATACGATAAGTCAAAGAGGCTCAATCTGAGGAAAGCTAAACTCTTTGGGATTTCACCCGAGAGTTTGTTCTCTGAAAGATTCAGAGAATTTAAAGCGGGGAAAGAACCCAACGAGGAAGGGATTTCTCCAGAGAATGAATTTCGAGATAGGTCAACGTCGTTGAGGGAATTACAGGAACCTAGAGATTCCGGTATCGAACCTGATAACTTGTTGCTCTGTAAATGAAGGCTACCTAGTTGTTTAAGCTCGCCGATTCCCTCTGGAATGTTCCCAAAGATTTGATTCTCGCTCAGGTCCACAATCACTAACGACGTCGCCATTGAGATTTCTTCTGGTATTTCACCGGACAACCGGTTCTGCCTGGCGAATATTGAACCGAGTGCTTTCGCGGTTTTGATATCCGAACTAATCGAACCTGATAACTGATTCATCTCAATATCGATTATTTCCACGTTTGGCAATCCCCAAATTGAAAGAGGGACGGCACCGGAGAGCGAGTTGTTGCTGACTCTGAATCGTTTCAAACTCAAACAGTCCCCGTAGGTGGCCGGAATCTCGCCGGAGAGCTTGTTCTGAAGCACGAGCAGCGCCGACATAGTTCCCTTTTTACACATATCCGGCGGAATCGTCCCCGTCAAGAAATTCTCCGACACGTCGATGTAATCAAACTTGGCCCAGGAACCAACCTTCTGAGGAATGGGACCTATCAATCTGTTCCTGTACAAAGACAGAGCCTCGAGGCGTTTGAATTCGCCTATCTCAACCGGAATCTCCCCCGACAAATCGTTTTCGAAAAACTGCAACGAAACCAGATTGGTCAAGTACTTCAATTCAGACAAATCCCCTTCGAGTTTATTCATGGACCCATCCAAAAGCTCAAGCTTTGTGAGGTTTCTCAGGCCGGTTGGAATCTTTCCCGTGAAGGAATTGTTGAAGAACTCAAGCTGCCAGAGCTTCCGAAGGTTCACAATTTCCGCGGGAAAATCGCCGGTGAGGAAGTTATCGGAGAATTCTAATTCGGTGAGCTCCGTGAGGTTGCCGAGTCCTACCGGAAGCTTCCATCCGAGGGTGCAGTTCGATAGGTAGAGCCAATTGAGATTCTTGAGACTCACAACCTCTTTGGGAAAGGGCGTTAAGTCGAAAGGGTTATCTCCGACACTTAACTGTAACAGACCCGTCATGTTCAACAGCGACTGCCACGGAAAAGTTCCCGAAAATCcacttttgtttaaaaacaggTATTGCATTTGTTTGAGAGGAGATATGTCGGGGAAGGGACCAGAGAAAAGGTTGTTTCCCAAGTCCAAGTACTGTAACTTAACGCAGTTTCTAATGTCCTCTGAAACCTTCCCGT is a window encoding:
- the LOC100809356 gene encoding receptor-like protein kinase 7 codes for the protein MFATFRLLLLLSFLSLLTSAQSEDQRQILLNLKSTLHNSNSKLFHSWNATNSVCTFLGVTCNSLNSVTEINLSNQTLSGVLPFDSLCKLPSLQKLVFGYNYLNGKVSEDIRNCVKLQYLDLGNNLFSGPFPDISPLKQMQYLFLNKSGFSGTFPWQSLLNMTGLLQLSVGDNPFDLTPFPKEVVSLKNLNWLYLSNCTLGWKLPVGLGNLTELTELEFSDNFLTGDFPAEIVNLRKLWQLEFFNNSFTGKIPTGLRNLTKLELLDGSMNKLEGDLSELKYLTNLVSLQFFENDLSGEIPVEIGEFKRLEALSLYRNRLIGPIPQKVGSWAKFDYIDVSENFLTGTIPPDMCKKGTMSALLVLQNKLSGEIPATYGDCLSLKRFRVSNNSLSGAVPLSIWGLPNVEIIDIEMNQLSGSISSDIKTAKALGSIFARQNRLSGEIPEEISMATSLVIVDLSENQIFGNIPEGIGELKQLGSLHLQSNKLSGSIPESLGSCNSLNDVDLSRNSFSGEIPSSLGSFPALNSLNLSENKLSGEIPKSLAFLRLSLFDLSYNRLTGPIPQALTLEAYNGSLSGNPGLCSVDAINSFPRCPASSGMSKDMRALIICFAVASILLLSCLGVYLQLKRRKEDAEKYGERSLKEETWDVKSFHVLSFSEGEILDSIKQENLIGKGGSGNVYRVTLSNGKELAVKHIWNTDVPARRKNSWSSTPMLGNKHGGGGKSKEFDAEVQALSSIRHVNVVKLFCSITSEDSSLLVYEYLPNGSLWDRLHTSRKMELDWETRYEIAVGAAKGLEYLHHGCEKPVIHRDVKSSNILLDEFLKPRIADFGLAKVIQANVVKDSSTHVIAGTHGYIAPEYGYTYKVNEKSDVYSFGVVLMELVTGKRPTEPEFGENKDIVSWVHNKARSKEGLRSAVDSRIPEMYTEEACKVLRTAVLCTGTLPALRPTMRAVVQKLEDAEPCKLVGIVITKDDSEKKIGVNDK